The following proteins are encoded in a genomic region of Thiomonas sp. X19:
- a CDS encoding S26 family signal peptidase — MNLNIRRPHWNRLRWPLIAGAVVASAIGSAWATGWRVNLTPSEPVGVYRMTPVAAGTVIRRGDLISFCPRVKLEPFMVSGSCPNEGAPFLKEVVGVPGDVVDVTAAGVTINGRMLPMSRPIAHPKDWPGLMLPVDFGVTRLRPGQYWTYGSGLPKDSFDSRNWGVVERAEVLAVQRSPR; from the coding sequence ATGAACCTCAACATTCGCCGTCCCCACTGGAACCGCTTGCGCTGGCCGCTGATCGCCGGCGCGGTTGTGGCGTCCGCGATCGGCTCGGCTTGGGCCACGGGCTGGCGCGTCAACCTCACGCCGAGTGAGCCGGTTGGGGTCTACCGCATGACGCCGGTCGCTGCAGGCACCGTGATCCGGCGCGGCGATCTGATCTCCTTCTGCCCGCGCGTGAAGCTGGAGCCATTCATGGTTTCGGGTTCGTGTCCGAACGAGGGTGCGCCTTTTTTGAAGGAGGTGGTCGGCGTGCCGGGCGACGTGGTGGATGTGACGGCGGCAGGGGTGACGATCAACGGACGGATGTTGCCGATGAGTCGGCCGATTGCGCATCCGAAGGACTGGCCTGGCTTGATGCTGCCGGTGGATTTCGGCGTGACGAGGCTCAGGCCTGGGCAGTATTGGACGTATGGCTCAGGGTTGCCGAAAGATTCGTTTGACAGCAGGAATTGGGGGGTGGTGGAGCGTGCTGAAGTGCTTGCGGTGCAGCGCAGTCCTCGATGA
- the dinB gene encoding DNA polymerase IV yields MNARRIAHLDMDAFFASVELLRYPELRGLPVVVGGRHDWHPTLQADGTHRFARLRQYVGRGVVTTSTYEARAFGVFSGMGMMKAAQLAPDAILLPANFEAYRHHSALFKAAVAQIAPLIEDRGIDEIYIDLTDLPGDTHTLAVRIKQAVHQATGLTCSIGITPNKLLSKMASELDKPDGITILTETDMPTRIGPLSVSKVGGIGPKATRKLKDLGIHTLADLAGADAGVLQQHFGATYAAWLQDVAQGIDDRPVVTVRETKSVSRETTFARDLHPRHDRAALSAVFTELCQRLADDLQRKGLVSRTIGIKLRFEDFRTVTRDLSLDVATDEAPVIRRAAGQCLKRIALQGRIRLLGVRASGLMTTQDQKRSGPLQRQLEWIDGVR; encoded by the coding sequence CTGCGCGGCCTGCCCGTGGTGGTGGGTGGCCGTCATGACTGGCATCCCACCCTCCAGGCCGACGGCACCCACCGCTTTGCCCGGCTGCGCCAGTACGTCGGCCGGGGTGTGGTGACCACCTCCACCTATGAAGCCCGAGCCTTCGGCGTGTTCTCCGGCATGGGCATGATGAAAGCCGCCCAGCTCGCCCCGGACGCCATCCTGCTGCCGGCCAACTTCGAGGCCTACCGCCATCACTCGGCCTTGTTCAAGGCGGCGGTGGCCCAGATCGCACCGCTAATCGAGGACCGCGGCATCGACGAGATCTACATCGACCTCACCGACCTGCCCGGTGACACTCACACCCTGGCCGTGCGCATCAAGCAGGCCGTGCACCAAGCCACGGGACTGACGTGCTCCATCGGCATCACCCCCAACAAGCTGTTGTCGAAGATGGCCTCGGAGCTGGACAAACCCGACGGCATCACCATCCTGACCGAGACGGACATGCCCACGCGCATCGGGCCACTCTCGGTCAGCAAGGTGGGCGGCATCGGCCCCAAGGCCACGCGCAAGCTCAAGGACCTGGGCATCCACACCCTGGCCGATCTGGCAGGGGCCGATGCCGGTGTGCTGCAGCAGCACTTCGGCGCCACCTATGCCGCGTGGTTGCAGGATGTGGCGCAAGGCATCGACGATCGGCCCGTCGTCACCGTCCGCGAGACCAAGTCCGTCAGCCGCGAGACCACCTTCGCGCGCGATCTGCATCCCCGCCATGATCGCGCCGCGCTCTCCGCGGTGTTCACCGAACTCTGCCAGCGCCTGGCGGATGATCTGCAGCGCAAGGGCTTGGTCAGCCGCACCATCGGCATCAAGCTGCGCTTCGAGGACTTCCGCACCGTCACGCGGGATCTGTCCCTGGACGTGGCCACGGACGAGGCCCCAGTGATCCGCCGTGCGGCCGGGCAGTGCCTCAAGCGGATTGCGTTGCAGGGGCGGATACGGCTGCTGGGGGTGCGGGCCAGTGGGCTGATGACTACGCAAGATCAGAAGCGTTCAGGCCCATTACAGAGGCAGCTTGAATGGATCGATGGGGTTCGATGA